A stretch of DNA from Temnothorax longispinosus isolate EJ_2023e chromosome 2, Tlon_JGU_v1, whole genome shotgun sequence:
GTGTGAACTTTTGGTAGCACCATTTTTCTCCAATACTGTGTTCTTTCGCCTCGTGACAGATTTGTGTTTTCTCATTTTGTAATGCTCCTCTGTGACGCCTGCCTTCGACTGCCGCGATTATTGCTGGCAACATCGCGTAAAAATGATCACTTGCATCGCGCGTGCGAATAATATGGTTCAATTAAGGCACCGATTGTGTCTGGATTTTTAATACGTGAAATAATACAAAGCACGAGATTAATACAAGAAacgcatttttaaaaatagcattttCTAGCACGAGAGAGGGTGCTAATCtggaatatttgaaatttataaattatttaacaatgaaCGACGCGTGGAGCAAACGATACACGTTAAATGCCATTTTAACAGTATTACGTTTTACATTTGACGAGCTGagtaaagttaaatattaaaaatagatctgTTTTCATTATGGATATATTTcttacatagaaaaaattaatacacaaaCGGATGAGTTCTTTTGATAGTTCCGGGATTAAGTTCCTTCTTCTGCCTTCAGTTCCTCTATGAGCTTCTTGCGCTCTTCTGCTCTCCTTAAATTAGCTAATACGGTACTTTCAAGCTCTGCATCTGACATTCTTGCCTGCTGCGTCTGTATAATTCGAAAACATTACAAATTAACGTTATTATGcgcaataaattaagtttttgaATCTTATATGTACTATGAGCTACAAATAATACATACGAATATATTAGGTGCAGAAGGAAAACTGACAGACCCACATGGCGTGCTGTTAAAATGTGCGGCTGCAGGAGATGTAGGCTTTTCAACATTAGAATTTGCACTACTCGCAACACCGCTTGAACGTTTCTGTGTATCCCACAGAGCACGTAGCGTTAATGGGTTTTGGGCTAAACCGATTTCTGTCTGGAGCGCTGTTTCCTgaaacaaacattttattaaagaattttacctTGAATTTggattatacatgtatattctTATTGCTTCATTATCAAGCATCTTGTGGACTTACCGCTGCACTCTTATCTCTAAATTCAATCATGGCGCTGCCTTTCTTTGTAGATGATATAACAAGACCCTCTATGTCCCCGTACTGCagagaaagaataattaaaaatatctgatcTAAATATCTGACGAGCTCTAATGAGAAATGGAATTGGAAGATTGTGATATTTACCTtggaaaacattttatgtAGATTATCATAATTGTATCCATTTGTCTGATCACCATCTTGTACCTTCCATCTTATTTTGATTCGAAAGTCTCCCACATTAGACGTTGAAGCGTCCGATGAGCCATAAAGCTTCTTCAAGAGTTCTCGCGTAAAGAACATCTCTTCTTCTATTCGCTTGTACCACCATTCTTGTAATCTTTTCACTTCCGcctgaataattatatactttatatttatatatctgaaCCAACAAATCTAAAAACCCCTAAAAAGTATTGTAGCAAAATCAAGCTGATCGCATACTTTTGTTCGTTCGCCGTCGGATTTAGTCTCAGGCACAGACTCACATGATCTCCTATAGGCCTCCTCGCGTGCCTCTAAGTCctccttcaattttttcctCTTGGCATCAAATTGTCTAACGCGTTCCTTCGCCTGCTTCCTGGCAGCGATAGCTTGATCATATGCTGCCTTGTTtcacaatacatttttaataaattagacCAGCTACGAGACTTTCTAGAAGTCTAAGAAGAAAGGTGTTTGATGATGACAAATgtttaatgaattttgaagAGATGCCGAATATACTTACCCTGGCCTTTGGGTCTGTTAATATTTCCAGTACTTTAGAGAGTTCCTGAAATAATTCCGCGGCTCTTGGATTGTCAGGATTCTTGTCGGGATGGCACGTCAAAGCTTTCTTGCGATATGCCTTTTTGatctgaaaatataaatatcgtgTCAAGTGTTTACCTCTTTGATATTTCTTGATTATCTTGGAAGTATTTTTGCTCCGTTATAAAACAGaagtaaacatttttacgCAAATAATCTGAGAAACAAACTAAAAGTGCATACGTTACCTCTGGCATAGAAGCTGTTGGCTCTACACCAAGCAATCCATATAAATCCATTTGTGTAAGTGGATCCATTATTGATTTGGGTAATTAGGGGCTTCACCtcaaatatcgataaaataaactgtataattaccgCAACACAAAACACACTTTTAGTAAGTTAACCTCAATTTATTCCTTGTCTAAACACATGCGTACTAgagcagaagtgtgtgctccccgctttattGCGCATGTGCATACGAGATCGTCGAGATCTCCCAATCGTTTCCGCCTCTTCGAGGCGTCTTCGATATTTCGAGAATCGCACTATCGCCGTTCGAGAAATTTCAAATCATGCTCgagaattgtttttaatttttttgttttaaacgagcttttaatttattttcggcACGTTGTATCGTTTTTATTATCTCCTCTGATAAAATATCGATCttctgtataaaatatctatcgTGCTGCCATATTTCGGAAAGGCAAGAAGAATATATACAGaatgctaaaaaaattttgagactTTAAAAGTGTATAGTACATTCGAAAAGAAATAGGTCTTTAAAGGCTTTTGAAATCTTGAATCCTCTTTTTTACGTGCTATATATTTCCATCTGATTATTTCTCtgtcgttttttattattattatacatttaaatgtcatttttcgaatttaattGAATGCTGGCGCGTGAATAAAATATGGATCGAATGAAGGTATGTTTATCAAATCTACCTTTGGCACTCAGACGCACACTATACATCgtaaatatactttaaaaagCCTGTATTAATGCTTGGCAATATTTAACAAACGGAAAATTGTCCTGGCATCTATCAGTAATGATCAAAGCGAACTTAAATATCCGACATATTTactttttcgaaatataatcgTTGTTTTTACAGGTTAGGTTAGGATGCTGCTCGAGTTGTCGGCATGTGTGGCGGTTGATATGTGTGAAAGTGTACTAACAGATTTGTCTCACTTGCAGTTCCtccggaatattataagattcGAAGCGtacaaagaagaagaaaaggaaaagaagaaa
This window harbors:
- the LOC139825364 gene encoding dnaJ homolog subfamily C member 17, encoding MDPLTQMDLYGLLGVEPTASMPEIKKAYRKKALTCHPDKNPDNPRAAELFQELSKVLEILTDPKARAAYDQAIAARKQAKERVRQFDAKRKKLKEDLEAREEAYRRSCESVPETKSDGERTKAEVKRLQEWWYKRIEEEMFFTRELLKKLYGSSDASTSNVGDFRIKIRWKVQDGDQTNGYNYDNLHKMFSKYGDIEGLVISSTKKGSAMIEFRDKSAAETALQTEIGLAQNPLTLRALWDTQKRSSGVASSANSNVEKPTSPAAAHFNSTPCGSVSFPSAPNIFTQQARMSDAELESTVLANLRRAEERKKLIEELKAEEGT